One window of the Phycodurus eques isolate BA_2022a chromosome 7, UOR_Pequ_1.1, whole genome shotgun sequence genome contains the following:
- the cdon gene encoding cell adhesion molecule-related/down-regulated by oncogenes isoform X2, giving the protein MDSGLRVFLSTVLCLSHSLLISCNLQYPSFRSEPASLVQSPGSVAHLRCAVNPPSAALSWRFRGAPLLADTLPGVELNGETLTIASLQRAHAGVYQCVVRSDHGLAVASRYARVALAEISEYQDSRRRTLSVQEGSAAIIECPLPRSVPPAFPRLRLRGEHVEASTDGYLVLPSGNLQFLSVSAHHQGVYKCGSYNPVTEETVTQTHGTKLLVRPADSPSSPLRIVYPTGPVNVTLQQAQSYTLECVISASPAPSSTWFKNGKRVQLGHSLQSLHGNLEFVNVTPDNAGVYVCAVESEQGTVMSASYTVDVLEPASILEGLTDLQRASPGSTIHFSCSAAGNPAPNVTWLFNGEPVVPSHRVRVSGGQLVIAGVVPLDQGLYQCLLDNGVGSAQSSGMLRVHSELNSDIDVWPSLPPMQSDEGSESVLTEEEEDAGEPPSEGGGDRLTPDAPIITSPPQTHKPDVYDLEWRAGPDGGSPINAYFVKYRKVDEMATVMESWLTVRVPGSERSLRLSELEASSLYEVLMVARSSAGEGQPAMLTFRTGKEKSASSNKNPSNKPPVVLMPPKAPEDKTPNTHFGVVIHDRVPEAPDRPTISMATESSVYVTWIPRANGGSPITAFRVEYKRSRSAEWGVAADNISPLKLSVEVRNLEPGATYRFRVAAMNLYGESPHSMASRPYQVPQASPRMADRPVVGPHISATDAISDTQIMLRWTYSPSSNNNTPIQGFYIYYRPTDSDNDSDYKRDVVEGVKDWHMIGHLQAETSYDIKMQCFNDGGESDYSNVMICETRARQSPGSPSQRPVTPLWPHPQEPAGPPGGLLYLIVGCVLGVMVLILLSFIAMCLWKNRQHNNMNKYDPPGYLYQPADMNGHVLEYTALAGTGRLNGGIHGGYGHSGGGGMLPPGCHHLHHKHPNGLPLHNGNGNLYPGGHTHGHDGTLPYPHHHHNGGGMYTALPQLESSDCMSCQNLCNNNRCYNKTNGVLPGGTLPLMHRVASCQQDGLEMVPLGRAESSPCRHRRPPSGGPAGERQAAIDDLDAAHTPDEHRESSPSQRSCCLDGDNTDCPADDTEEDLDVVDQDGPVLCWDRLGLPDSDCDEKPGWMSGGGELIQASLQEV; this is encoded by the exons ATGGACAGTGGCCTCAGGGTCTTCCTGTCCACTGTGCTGTGTCTCAGCCACTCCCTGCTCATCAGCTGCAATC TTCAATATCCATCTTTTCGCTCTGAGCCCGCCTCCCTGGTGCAGAGTCCGGGTTCGGTGGCTCACTTGCGCTGTGCCGTCAACCCCCCGTCGGCGGCGCTTTCCTGGCGCTTCCGAGGTGCACCACTGCTCGCCGACACCCTGCCCGGCGTGGAGCTGAATGGCGAGACGCTCACCATCGCCTCCCTGCAGCGTGCCCACGCCGGCGTCTACCAGTGCGTGGTGCGCTCGGACCACGGGCTGGCCGTCGCCAGCCGGTACGCACGCGTGGCCCTGGCAG AGATCTCGGAGTACCAAGACAGCCGGCGGCGCACGCTGTCCGTCCAGGAAGGCAGCGCAGCAATCATCGAGTGTCCTCTGCCCCGTAGCGTTCCGCCAGCCTTCCCCAGGCTACGATTGCGAGGCGAGCACGTGGAGGCGTCCACAG ACGGCTATTTAGTTCTTCCGTCCGGCAACCTCCAGTTCCTGTCCGTCTCTGCGCATCATCAGGGTGTTTACAAGTGTGGCTCATACAATCCCGTCACGGAGGAAACCGTCACGCAGACCCATGGTACCAAACTTTTGGTCCGAC CTGCAGACTCCCCCTCCTCTCCATTGAGGATAGTTTACCCTACCGGCCCTGTGAATGTGACACTGCAGCAGGCCCAGTCGTACACGTTGGAGTGCGTCATTTCTGCAAGTCCGGCGCCGTCATCCACGTGGTTCAAGAATGGCAAACGTGTCCAACTGGGGCATTCGCTGCAAAGCCTGCATGGTAATCTGGAATTTGTTAACGTGACGCCGGACAACGCCGGGGTGTACGTCTGCGCGGTTGAGAGCGAGCAAGGGACGGTTATGAGTGCCAGCTATACCGTCGATGTTCTTG AACCCGCATCCATCTTGGAGGGCCTCACCGACCTGCAGCGTGCCTCTCCCGGCTCCACCATTCATTTCAGTTGCAGTGCCGCTGGAAACCCCGCCCCCAACGTCACCTGGCTGTTCAACGGTGAGCCCGTGGTCCCCTCGCACCGCGTTCGGGTCTCCGGAGGCCAGCTTGTCATCGCAGGTGTGGTGCCGCTGGACCAAGGCCTGTACCAATGTCTGCTGGACAACGGCGTCGGATCAGCGCAGTCGTCGGGAATGCTGAGGGTGCACTCGG AACTGAACTCCGACATCGACGTTTGGCCCTCGCTGCCGCCCATGCAGAGCGACGAGGGCAGCGAGAGCGTCCTGacggaggaagaagaggacgcGGGCGAGCCGCCGTCCGAGGGGGGCGGCGACCGTCTCACGCCCGACGCGCCTATCATCACCAGCCCGCCCCAGACTCACAAACCCGACGTGTACGACCTGGAGTGGAGGGCGGGGCCTGATGGCGGGAGCCCCATCAACGCCTATTTTGTCAAATATCGTAAG GTGGATGAGATGGCCACGGTGATGGAGAGCTGGCTGACGGTGCGAGTGCCCGGCAGCGAGCGCTCTCTGCGTCTCTCCGAGCTGGAGGCGTCCAGTCTGTACGAGGTGCTCATGGTGGCCCGGAGCTCGGCGGGTGAGGGCCAGCCGGCCATGCTCACCTTTCGCACTGGAAAAG AAAAGAGCGCCTCGTCCAACAAGAATCCCTCGAACAAGCCTCCCGTCGTACTGATGCCGCCCAAAGCACCCGAGGACAAAACGCCCAATACGCACTTCGGAGTGGTGATCCACGACAGAG TGCCCGAGGCTCCCGACCGGCCCACCATTTCCATGGCCACCGAGAGCTCCGTCTACGTCACCTGGATCCCCAGAGCCAACGGCGGCTCTCCCATCACGGCATTCCGCGTGGAGTACAAGCGCAGCCGCAGCGCCGAGTGGGGAGTGGCGGCCGACAACATCTCGCCGCTCAAGTTGTCGGTGGAAGTTCGCAATCTGGAGCCTG GCGCCACCTACAGGTTCCGCGTGGCGGCGATGAATTTATATGGCGAGAGTCCTCACAGCATGGCGTCAAGGCCGTACCAGGTGCCGCAAGCCAGTCCCCGCATGGCCGACCGGCCCGTGGTGGGACCGCACATCTCCGCTACCGACGCCATCAGCGACACGCAGATCATGCTACGTTGGACT TACAGTCCCTCAAGTAACAACAACACTCCCATCCAAGGTTTCTACATCTACTACCGGCCCACTGACAGCGACAACGACAGTGACTACAAGCGCGATGTGGTGGAAG GTGTGAAAGACTGGCACATGATTGGTCACTTGCAGGCTGAGACATCGTACGACATCAAGATGCAGTGCTTCAACGACGGCGGCGAGAGTGACTACAGCAACGTCATGATCTGTGAGACCAGAG CTCGCCAGTCTCCGGGCTCGCCCAGTCAGCGGCCTGTCACGCCACTATGGCCTCACCCACAGGAGCCTGCCGGCCCGCCCGGGGGGCTGCTGTACCTCATCGTGGGCTGCGTGCTGGGCGTGATGGTCCTCATCCTGCTGTCCTTCATCGCCATGTGCCTTTGGAAGAACCGCCAGCACAACAACATGAACA AATACGACCCTCCAGGTTACTTGTACCAGCCGGCAGACATGAACGGACACGTTTTGGAGTACACTGCTTTGGCAGGCACCGGCCGCCTGAATGGCGGCATCCATGGTGGCTACGGGCACAGCGGGGGCGGCGGCATGTTGCCCCCGGGGTGCCACCACCTGCACCACAAACATCCCAACGGCCTGCCACTACACAACGGCAACGGCAACCTCTACCCGGGCGGACACACGCACGGCCACGACGGCACCCTGCCATACcctcaccaccaccacaat GGAGGCGGCATGTATACAGCTCTTCCCCAGTTGGAATCTTCAGACTGTATGAGCTGTCAGAACCTGTGCAACAATAACAG GTGTTACAACAAGACCAATGGCGTACTACCAGGTGGGACGCTTCCCCTCATGCACCGAGTGGCGTCCTGCCAGCAGGACGGTCTGGAGATGGTTCCTCTGGGCCGGGCGGAGTCGTCTCCGTGCCGCCACCGCCGCCCTCCGTCCGGCGGCCCAGCGGGCGAGCGTCAGGCCGCCATCGACGACCTCGACGCGGCGCACACCCCCGACGAGCACCGAGAGTCGTCGCCTTCGCAACGTTCATGTTGTCTCGACGGAGACAACACAGACTGTCCGGCGGACGACACAG AGGAAGACCTGGATGTCGTGGATCAGGACGGTCCGGTCCTGTGTTGGGACAGACTGGGCCTTCCGGACTCAGACTGTGACGAAAAGCCCGGTTGGATGTCCGGCGGAGGTGAGCTCATCCAGGCCAGCCTGCAGGAGGTCTGA
- the LOC133405180 gene encoding V-set and immunoglobulin domain-containing protein 10-like 2: protein MFRMFPLVFLLTSWTLLLPLRALDLFDPEEVEYLSFNVSATTGGSVRLDCGADPPSIFIWGFTRAGSDSSVALAYDYGRGPKLQALPGGAGRIRVPSNTSALVVDEVRREVEGTYTCQALYHAGHADRVTFYYTRLDVEDD, encoded by the exons ATGTTCCGGATGTTTCCTCTCGTCTTCCTGCTGACCTCCTGGACTCTGCTTCTTCCTCTCCGAG CTTTGGATCTGTTCGACCCAGAGGAAGTGGAGTACCTGAGCTTCAACGTGAGCGCGACCACGGGGGGCTCGGTCCGCTTGGACTGCGGCGCCGACCCGCCGTCCATCTTCATCTGGGGCTTCACCAGAGCCGGTTCGGACAGCAGCGTGGCTCTGGCCTACGACTACGGCCGCGGTCCCAAGCTGCAGGCTCTACCGGGTGGCGCGGGCCGCATACGCGTGCCCTCCAACACCTCTGCCCTGGTGGTAGATGAAGTGAGGCGGGAGGTGGAGGGCACGTACACCTGCCAGGCCTTGTACCACGCGGGCCACGCAGACAGGGTGACCTTCTACTACACCCGGCTAGACGTGGAGGACGACTGA
- the cdon gene encoding cell adhesion molecule-related/down-regulated by oncogenes isoform X1 has translation MDSGLRVFLSTVLCLSHSLLISCNLQYPSFRSEPASLVQSPGSVAHLRCAVNPPSAALSWRFRGAPLLADTLPGVELNGETLTIASLQRAHAGVYQCVVRSDHGLAVASRYARVALAEISEYQDSRRRTLSVQEGSAAIIECPLPRSVPPAFPRLRLRGEHVEASTDGYLVLPSGNLQFLSVSAHHQGVYKCGSYNPVTEETVTQTHGTKLLVRPADSPSSPLRIVYPTGPVNVTLQQAQSYTLECVISASPAPSSTWFKNGKRVQLGHSLQSLHGNLEFVNVTPDNAGVYVCAVESEQGTVMSASYTVDVLEPASILEGLTDLQRASPGSTIHFSCSAAGNPAPNVTWLFNGEPVVPSHRVRVSGGQLVIAGVVPLDQGLYQCLLDNGVGSAQSSGMLRVHSELNSDIDVWPSLPPMQSDEGSESVLTEEEEDAGEPPSEGGGDRLTPDAPIITSPPQTHKPDVYDLEWRAGPDGGSPINAYFVKYRKVDEMATVMESWLTVRVPGSERSLRLSELEASSLYEVLMVARSSAGEGQPAMLTFRTGKEKSASSNKNPSNKPPVVLMPPKAPEDKTPNTHFGVVIHDRVPEAPDRPTISMATESSVYVTWIPRANGGSPITAFRVEYKRSRSAEWGVAADNISPLKLSVEVRNLEPGATYRFRVAAMNLYGESPHSMASRPYQVPQASPRMADRPVVGPHISATDAISDTQIMLRWTYSPSSNNNTPIQGFYIYYRPTDSDNDSDYKRDVVEGVKDWHMIGHLQAETSYDIKMQCFNDGGESDYSNVMICETRARQSPGSPSQRPVTPLWPHPQEPAGPPGGLLYLIVGCVLGVMVLILLSFIAMCLWKNRQHNNMNKYDPPGYLYQPADMNGHVLEYTALAGTGRLNGGIHGGYGHSGGGGMLPPGCHHLHHKHPNGLPLHNGNGNLYPGGHTHGHDGTLPYPHHHHNGGGMYTALPQLESSDCMSCQNLCNNNRCYNKTNGVLPGGTLPLMHRVASCQQDGLEMVPLGRAESSPCRHRRPPSGGPAGERQAAIDDLDAAHTPDEHRESSPSQRSCCLDGDNTDCPADDTAEEDLDVVDQDGPVLCWDRLGLPDSDCDEKPGWMSGGGELIQASLQEV, from the exons ATGGACAGTGGCCTCAGGGTCTTCCTGTCCACTGTGCTGTGTCTCAGCCACTCCCTGCTCATCAGCTGCAATC TTCAATATCCATCTTTTCGCTCTGAGCCCGCCTCCCTGGTGCAGAGTCCGGGTTCGGTGGCTCACTTGCGCTGTGCCGTCAACCCCCCGTCGGCGGCGCTTTCCTGGCGCTTCCGAGGTGCACCACTGCTCGCCGACACCCTGCCCGGCGTGGAGCTGAATGGCGAGACGCTCACCATCGCCTCCCTGCAGCGTGCCCACGCCGGCGTCTACCAGTGCGTGGTGCGCTCGGACCACGGGCTGGCCGTCGCCAGCCGGTACGCACGCGTGGCCCTGGCAG AGATCTCGGAGTACCAAGACAGCCGGCGGCGCACGCTGTCCGTCCAGGAAGGCAGCGCAGCAATCATCGAGTGTCCTCTGCCCCGTAGCGTTCCGCCAGCCTTCCCCAGGCTACGATTGCGAGGCGAGCACGTGGAGGCGTCCACAG ACGGCTATTTAGTTCTTCCGTCCGGCAACCTCCAGTTCCTGTCCGTCTCTGCGCATCATCAGGGTGTTTACAAGTGTGGCTCATACAATCCCGTCACGGAGGAAACCGTCACGCAGACCCATGGTACCAAACTTTTGGTCCGAC CTGCAGACTCCCCCTCCTCTCCATTGAGGATAGTTTACCCTACCGGCCCTGTGAATGTGACACTGCAGCAGGCCCAGTCGTACACGTTGGAGTGCGTCATTTCTGCAAGTCCGGCGCCGTCATCCACGTGGTTCAAGAATGGCAAACGTGTCCAACTGGGGCATTCGCTGCAAAGCCTGCATGGTAATCTGGAATTTGTTAACGTGACGCCGGACAACGCCGGGGTGTACGTCTGCGCGGTTGAGAGCGAGCAAGGGACGGTTATGAGTGCCAGCTATACCGTCGATGTTCTTG AACCCGCATCCATCTTGGAGGGCCTCACCGACCTGCAGCGTGCCTCTCCCGGCTCCACCATTCATTTCAGTTGCAGTGCCGCTGGAAACCCCGCCCCCAACGTCACCTGGCTGTTCAACGGTGAGCCCGTGGTCCCCTCGCACCGCGTTCGGGTCTCCGGAGGCCAGCTTGTCATCGCAGGTGTGGTGCCGCTGGACCAAGGCCTGTACCAATGTCTGCTGGACAACGGCGTCGGATCAGCGCAGTCGTCGGGAATGCTGAGGGTGCACTCGG AACTGAACTCCGACATCGACGTTTGGCCCTCGCTGCCGCCCATGCAGAGCGACGAGGGCAGCGAGAGCGTCCTGacggaggaagaagaggacgcGGGCGAGCCGCCGTCCGAGGGGGGCGGCGACCGTCTCACGCCCGACGCGCCTATCATCACCAGCCCGCCCCAGACTCACAAACCCGACGTGTACGACCTGGAGTGGAGGGCGGGGCCTGATGGCGGGAGCCCCATCAACGCCTATTTTGTCAAATATCGTAAG GTGGATGAGATGGCCACGGTGATGGAGAGCTGGCTGACGGTGCGAGTGCCCGGCAGCGAGCGCTCTCTGCGTCTCTCCGAGCTGGAGGCGTCCAGTCTGTACGAGGTGCTCATGGTGGCCCGGAGCTCGGCGGGTGAGGGCCAGCCGGCCATGCTCACCTTTCGCACTGGAAAAG AAAAGAGCGCCTCGTCCAACAAGAATCCCTCGAACAAGCCTCCCGTCGTACTGATGCCGCCCAAAGCACCCGAGGACAAAACGCCCAATACGCACTTCGGAGTGGTGATCCACGACAGAG TGCCCGAGGCTCCCGACCGGCCCACCATTTCCATGGCCACCGAGAGCTCCGTCTACGTCACCTGGATCCCCAGAGCCAACGGCGGCTCTCCCATCACGGCATTCCGCGTGGAGTACAAGCGCAGCCGCAGCGCCGAGTGGGGAGTGGCGGCCGACAACATCTCGCCGCTCAAGTTGTCGGTGGAAGTTCGCAATCTGGAGCCTG GCGCCACCTACAGGTTCCGCGTGGCGGCGATGAATTTATATGGCGAGAGTCCTCACAGCATGGCGTCAAGGCCGTACCAGGTGCCGCAAGCCAGTCCCCGCATGGCCGACCGGCCCGTGGTGGGACCGCACATCTCCGCTACCGACGCCATCAGCGACACGCAGATCATGCTACGTTGGACT TACAGTCCCTCAAGTAACAACAACACTCCCATCCAAGGTTTCTACATCTACTACCGGCCCACTGACAGCGACAACGACAGTGACTACAAGCGCGATGTGGTGGAAG GTGTGAAAGACTGGCACATGATTGGTCACTTGCAGGCTGAGACATCGTACGACATCAAGATGCAGTGCTTCAACGACGGCGGCGAGAGTGACTACAGCAACGTCATGATCTGTGAGACCAGAG CTCGCCAGTCTCCGGGCTCGCCCAGTCAGCGGCCTGTCACGCCACTATGGCCTCACCCACAGGAGCCTGCCGGCCCGCCCGGGGGGCTGCTGTACCTCATCGTGGGCTGCGTGCTGGGCGTGATGGTCCTCATCCTGCTGTCCTTCATCGCCATGTGCCTTTGGAAGAACCGCCAGCACAACAACATGAACA AATACGACCCTCCAGGTTACTTGTACCAGCCGGCAGACATGAACGGACACGTTTTGGAGTACACTGCTTTGGCAGGCACCGGCCGCCTGAATGGCGGCATCCATGGTGGCTACGGGCACAGCGGGGGCGGCGGCATGTTGCCCCCGGGGTGCCACCACCTGCACCACAAACATCCCAACGGCCTGCCACTACACAACGGCAACGGCAACCTCTACCCGGGCGGACACACGCACGGCCACGACGGCACCCTGCCATACcctcaccaccaccacaat GGAGGCGGCATGTATACAGCTCTTCCCCAGTTGGAATCTTCAGACTGTATGAGCTGTCAGAACCTGTGCAACAATAACAG GTGTTACAACAAGACCAATGGCGTACTACCAGGTGGGACGCTTCCCCTCATGCACCGAGTGGCGTCCTGCCAGCAGGACGGTCTGGAGATGGTTCCTCTGGGCCGGGCGGAGTCGTCTCCGTGCCGCCACCGCCGCCCTCCGTCCGGCGGCCCAGCGGGCGAGCGTCAGGCCGCCATCGACGACCTCGACGCGGCGCACACCCCCGACGAGCACCGAGAGTCGTCGCCTTCGCAACGTTCATGTTGTCTCGACGGAGACAACACAGACTGTCCGGCGGACGACACAG cAGAGGAAGACCTGGATGTCGTGGATCAGGACGGTCCGGTCCTGTGTTGGGACAGACTGGGCCTTCCGGACTCAGACTGTGACGAAAAGCCCGGTTGGATGTCCGGCGGAGGTGAGCTCATCCAGGCCAGCCTGCAGGAGGTCTGA